The Thermobispora bispora DSM 43833 genome window below encodes:
- a CDS encoding aldehyde dehydrogenase family protein, whose protein sequence is MFEYAPAPESRDIVDIQPSYGLFINGEWVEPHSEERHPTVNPATEEPLSEIAWADEADVDRAVETARKAFVTWSAMRGAERAKYLFRIARIIQERARELAVLETLDNGKPIRESRDVDLPLVAAHFFYYAGWADKLAYAGLGRPGREPRPIGVAGQVIPWNFPLLMLAWKVAPALACGNTVVLKPAETTPLTALAFADICRQADLPPGVVNIVTGAGETGAALVRHPGVDKVAFTGSTEVGKLIAKAVAGTGKRLTLELGGKAANIVFDDAPIDQAVEGIVNGIFFNQGHVCCAGSRLLVQESIADELIEALKRRIALLRVGDPLDKNTDIGAINSAEQLAKIRELAESGEAEGAERWSPPCTLPDRGYWFPPTVFTNVAQSHRIAREEIFGPVLSVLTFRTPAEAVEKANNTPYGLSAGVWTEKGSLMLWMASRLRAGVVWSNTYNRFDPASPFGGYKESGYGREGGRHGLEEYLAL, encoded by the coding sequence ATGTTCGAGTACGCGCCCGCGCCCGAATCGCGGGACATCGTCGATATCCAGCCGTCGTACGGCTTGTTCATCAACGGGGAGTGGGTCGAACCCCACTCCGAGGAGCGGCACCCGACCGTCAACCCGGCCACCGAGGAGCCGTTGTCCGAGATCGCCTGGGCGGACGAGGCCGACGTGGACCGGGCGGTCGAGACCGCGCGCAAGGCGTTCGTCACCTGGTCGGCGATGCGCGGCGCCGAACGGGCGAAGTACCTCTTCCGGATCGCCCGGATCATCCAGGAACGAGCGCGCGAGCTCGCCGTGCTGGAGACCCTCGACAACGGCAAGCCGATCCGCGAGTCGCGCGACGTGGACCTGCCGCTGGTCGCAGCCCACTTCTTCTACTACGCGGGCTGGGCGGACAAGCTCGCCTACGCCGGGCTCGGCCGGCCCGGGAGGGAGCCCCGGCCCATCGGCGTGGCCGGGCAGGTGATCCCATGGAACTTCCCGCTGCTCATGCTGGCGTGGAAGGTCGCCCCCGCGCTCGCCTGCGGCAACACGGTCGTGCTCAAGCCCGCCGAGACCACCCCGCTCACCGCGCTCGCCTTCGCCGACATCTGCCGGCAGGCCGACCTGCCCCCCGGCGTGGTCAACATCGTCACCGGTGCCGGGGAGACCGGAGCGGCGCTGGTGCGCCACCCCGGCGTGGACAAGGTCGCGTTCACCGGCTCGACCGAGGTCGGCAAGCTCATCGCCAAGGCCGTGGCGGGGACGGGCAAGCGGCTCACCCTGGAGCTCGGGGGCAAGGCCGCCAACATCGTGTTCGACGACGCGCCCATCGACCAGGCGGTCGAGGGGATCGTCAACGGCATCTTCTTCAACCAGGGCCACGTGTGCTGCGCGGGGTCCCGGCTGCTCGTCCAGGAGTCGATCGCCGATGAGCTGATCGAGGCGCTCAAGCGGCGGATCGCCCTGCTCCGGGTCGGCGACCCGCTCGACAAGAACACCGACATCGGCGCGATCAACTCGGCCGAGCAGCTCGCCAAGATCCGTGAGCTCGCCGAGTCCGGGGAGGCGGAGGGCGCCGAGCGGTGGTCGCCGCCGTGCACGCTCCCGGACCGGGGGTACTGGTTCCCGCCGACGGTGTTCACCAACGTGGCGCAGTCGCACCGCATCGCGCGGGAGGAGATCTTCGGCCCGGTGCTCTCCGTGCTCACGTTCCGCACCCCCGCCGAGGCGGTGGAGAAGGCGAACAACACGCCGTACGGCCTCTCCGCTGGGGTGTGGACGGAGAAGGGCTCGCTCATGCTGTGGATGGCGTCCCGGCTCCGCGCCGGGGTGGTCTGGTCGAACACGTACAACCGGTTCGACCCGGCGTCGCCGTTCGGCGGGTACAAGGAGTCGGGTTACGGCCGCGAAGGTGGTCGGCACGGTCTGGAGGAGTACCTTGCGTTGTGA
- a CDS encoding AAA family ATPase → MTRRPVSPAFVGRDAELESLRDAFDQARKRATTTVLIGGEAGVGKTRLLARFAEEAGLDGAHVLIGGCVELSAEGLAYAPFIAVLRQLVRELSAAEVTALLPDGAARDLARLLPEFGEPNADGDTESARIRLFELILILVERLAERRPVLLAIEDVHWADRSSRDLIAFLSRNLTAAPVLMVLTYRSDELHRTHPLRPVLAELGRLGSVVRIELPRFTRHEVALQVAGILGTTPEYDRVTTIFERSGGIPLFVEALLEAGEDCAVPESLHDLILRPVDRLPERTQQVLRIAAAGGVRVGHDLLAAVSGLSDAELEDALRPAIAANVLQVADGRAYAFRHALIREAVHDELLPGEHARLHARYAEEIGNDHALVPPGRAAFEIAHHWYAARNDLWALISAWEAAEAAHRSFAYTEQAQFLDRVLALWDKVPDAAERIGADHVGVLERAAEAAFVSGDMERGLRYVKAALAELDEKTAPERVAELLVRRANINFQRGRPGALDDLRRAERLVPEPSDTRTTVLLRLGYVLLLNGQVTEGTKATQEALEIARRKGDERNEADLVLNLSLGHWLAGDLEQARVLDDRAISLGKRLNFPLVVLRALANKIDTLDNLGRSEEAVALADEGERLARQYGRYRHQGVFIANNRAEALVSLGRWDEAVEVVERALAMDPAPRVRAHCLRVRTDIAIARGEQDVARAGLAELRALTDVQAEGVQELANNTRLLICWHLLMGEPLRAIEVAERLFDAPLRNKPLLAWRLSATIRYACEAAAAVAPERAAALRARVAELSYGDRPVEGHGPVCEAYRHVARGSFDTAAEMWRRLNRPYERALALVHAAQTVVASGDREGVAVRLREAHPIATQLGAAPLAARIETLARRHQIPLGRPGTARAGSAGPGTAGAGSAGGVALTPREREVLRLVAAGRTNREIAAELFISAKTVSVHVSNILAKLGAATRGEAAAAAHRLSLLD, encoded by the coding sequence ATGACGCGCCGACCGGTGAGCCCAGCATTCGTGGGACGGGATGCGGAGCTGGAGAGCCTCCGTGACGCGTTCGACCAGGCACGCAAGCGGGCGACCACCACCGTGCTGATCGGCGGCGAGGCCGGCGTGGGCAAGACCCGGCTGCTCGCCCGGTTCGCCGAAGAGGCCGGGCTGGACGGCGCCCATGTGCTCATCGGCGGCTGCGTGGAGCTCTCGGCCGAAGGCCTCGCCTACGCCCCGTTCATCGCGGTGCTGCGGCAGCTCGTGCGCGAGCTGAGCGCGGCCGAGGTGACCGCCCTGCTCCCGGACGGCGCCGCGCGCGACCTCGCCCGGCTCCTCCCCGAGTTCGGGGAGCCGAACGCGGACGGCGACACCGAGTCGGCCCGCATCCGGCTCTTCGAGCTGATCCTCATCCTCGTCGAACGGCTGGCCGAGCGGCGGCCGGTGCTCCTGGCGATCGAGGACGTCCACTGGGCCGACCGGTCGAGCCGGGACCTCATCGCGTTCCTCAGCCGCAACCTCACCGCCGCGCCGGTCCTCATGGTCCTGACCTACCGGTCCGACGAGCTCCACCGGACGCACCCGCTGCGCCCGGTCCTCGCCGAGCTCGGCCGGCTCGGCAGCGTGGTCCGGATCGAGCTCCCCCGGTTCACCCGGCACGAGGTCGCCCTGCAGGTGGCGGGCATCCTCGGCACCACCCCGGAGTACGACCGGGTCACCACGATCTTCGAACGATCCGGCGGGATCCCGCTCTTCGTCGAGGCCCTGCTCGAGGCCGGGGAGGACTGCGCCGTCCCCGAATCGCTCCACGACCTCATCCTCCGCCCGGTGGATCGGCTGCCCGAGCGGACCCAGCAGGTGCTCCGGATCGCCGCGGCCGGCGGGGTCCGGGTCGGCCACGACCTGCTCGCCGCGGTGAGCGGCCTCTCCGACGCCGAGCTGGAGGACGCGCTCCGCCCCGCCATCGCCGCCAACGTCCTCCAGGTCGCCGACGGGCGGGCGTACGCCTTCCGGCACGCGCTCATCCGCGAGGCCGTCCACGACGAGCTGCTCCCCGGGGAGCACGCCCGGCTGCACGCGCGGTACGCGGAGGAGATCGGCAACGACCACGCGCTCGTCCCGCCGGGCCGCGCCGCCTTCGAGATCGCCCACCACTGGTACGCCGCCCGGAACGACCTGTGGGCGCTCATCTCCGCCTGGGAGGCGGCCGAGGCGGCGCACCGGTCCTTCGCGTACACCGAGCAGGCCCAGTTCCTCGACCGGGTGCTCGCCCTCTGGGACAAGGTCCCGGACGCGGCCGAGCGGATCGGGGCCGACCACGTCGGCGTGCTGGAACGTGCCGCGGAGGCGGCCTTCGTCTCCGGCGACATGGAGCGCGGGCTGCGGTACGTGAAGGCGGCGCTCGCCGAGCTCGACGAGAAGACCGCGCCGGAGCGGGTGGCCGAGCTGCTGGTACGCCGGGCGAACATCAACTTCCAGCGGGGGCGGCCCGGCGCGCTCGACGATCTCCGGCGCGCCGAACGGCTCGTCCCCGAGCCGAGCGACACGCGGACCACGGTCCTGCTCCGGCTCGGCTACGTGCTCCTGCTCAACGGCCAGGTGACCGAGGGGACGAAGGCGACCCAGGAGGCCCTCGAGATCGCCCGCCGGAAGGGCGATGAGCGCAACGAGGCCGACCTGGTGCTGAACCTCTCCCTCGGCCACTGGCTCGCCGGGGACCTGGAACAGGCCCGCGTGCTCGACGATCGGGCGATCAGCCTGGGCAAGCGGCTGAACTTCCCGCTCGTCGTGCTGCGCGCGCTCGCCAACAAGATCGACACGCTCGACAACCTGGGCCGGTCGGAGGAGGCGGTGGCGCTCGCCGACGAGGGCGAGCGGCTCGCCCGGCAGTACGGCCGGTACCGCCACCAGGGAGTGTTCATCGCGAACAACCGCGCCGAGGCCCTGGTCTCGCTCGGGCGGTGGGACGAGGCGGTCGAGGTGGTCGAGCGCGCCCTGGCGATGGACCCGGCGCCCCGGGTGCGGGCGCACTGCCTCCGGGTGCGGACCGACATCGCGATCGCCCGCGGCGAGCAGGACGTCGCCCGGGCCGGCCTCGCGGAGCTGCGCGCGCTGACCGACGTGCAGGCGGAGGGGGTCCAGGAGCTGGCGAACAACACGCGCCTGCTGATCTGCTGGCACCTGCTCATGGGCGAGCCGCTGCGCGCCATCGAGGTGGCCGAGCGGCTGTTCGACGCCCCGCTGCGGAACAAACCCCTGCTGGCGTGGCGGCTCTCCGCGACGATCAGGTACGCCTGCGAGGCCGCCGCCGCGGTCGCCCCCGAGCGGGCCGCCGCGCTGCGCGCCAGGGTGGCGGAGCTGAGCTACGGAGACCGGCCCGTGGAGGGTCACGGGCCGGTCTGCGAGGCGTACCGGCACGTGGCCCGCGGGTCGTTCGACACGGCGGCCGAGATGTGGCGGAGGCTCAACCGCCCGTACGAGCGGGCGCTGGCCCTGGTGCACGCCGCCCAGACCGTGGTGGCGTCGGGGGACCGGGAGGGGGTGGCCGTGCGGTTGCGCGAGGCCCACCCGATCGCCACCCAGCTCGGCGCCGCCCCGCTGGCCGCCCGGATCGAGACCCTCGCCCGCCGCCACCAGATCCCGCTCGGCCGCCCGGGGACGGCCCGCGCGGGAAGCGCGGGCCCGGGGACGGCCGGCGCGGGGAGCGCGGGGGGCGTTGCGCTGACCCCGCGGGAGCGGGAGGTGCTCCGGCTGGTGGCGGCCGGCCGGACGAACCGGGAGATCGCCGCGGAGCTGTTCATCTCCGCCAAGACGGTGAGCGTGCACGTCTCGAACATCCTCGCCAAGCTGGGCGCCGCCACCCGGGGCGAGGCGGCGGCCGCGGCCCATCGGCTCTCACTGCTCGACTGA
- a CDS encoding UDP-N-acetylmuramate dehydrogenase, giving the protein MTDRLAGVRLAPYTTLRVGGPARAFAEAGSAEELIGLVAGADRDGEPVLVLGGGSNLVVADEGFAGLVVRVRSRGVAVSAEGERVVVTAEAGEDWDALVARCVAEGLAGIECLSGIPGLAGATPIQNVGAYGQEVAQTITSVRVYDRRAGATTVLTPEECRFGYRHSLFKEDPGRYVVLSVSYALTRSRLSTPIAYRELAAALGVEQGERAPLAEVRAAVLELRRRKGMVLDPGDPDTRSAGSFFTNPILTREQAAELELRAPGFPRWDMPDGTVKVPAAWLIENAGFPKGYARGRARISTKHTLAITNPSGEATAREVLALAREIRAGVQEKFGVELVNEPVMVGISL; this is encoded by the coding sequence ATGACCGACCGGTTGGCAGGGGTACGGCTCGCGCCGTACACGACGTTGCGGGTGGGCGGCCCGGCCCGGGCGTTCGCGGAGGCCGGCTCGGCCGAGGAGCTCATCGGGCTGGTCGCCGGCGCCGACCGGGACGGCGAGCCGGTGCTGGTGCTCGGCGGCGGGAGCAACCTCGTCGTGGCCGACGAGGGGTTCGCCGGGCTGGTCGTCCGCGTGCGCAGCCGGGGCGTGGCCGTCTCGGCCGAGGGCGAGCGCGTGGTGGTGACCGCCGAGGCCGGGGAGGACTGGGACGCGCTGGTCGCCCGGTGCGTGGCCGAGGGCCTGGCCGGCATCGAGTGCCTCTCCGGCATCCCCGGCCTGGCCGGGGCCACCCCGATCCAGAACGTCGGCGCGTACGGCCAGGAGGTCGCCCAGACGATCACCTCGGTCCGGGTGTACGACCGGCGGGCCGGGGCGACCACCGTGCTCACCCCGGAGGAGTGCCGGTTCGGGTACCGGCACAGCCTGTTCAAGGAGGATCCGGGCCGGTACGTCGTGCTGAGCGTGAGCTACGCGCTCACCCGGTCCCGGCTCTCAACGCCCATCGCCTACCGGGAGCTCGCCGCCGCGCTCGGCGTGGAGCAGGGGGAGCGCGCGCCGCTCGCCGAGGTCCGCGCCGCGGTGCTCGAGCTGCGGCGGCGCAAGGGCATGGTCCTCGACCCCGGGGACCCGGACACCCGGAGCGCCGGGTCGTTCTTCACCAACCCGATCCTCACCCGCGAGCAGGCGGCCGAGCTTGAGCTGCGCGCCCCGGGCTTCCCGCGGTGGGACATGCCGGACGGGACGGTGAAGGTCCCGGCCGCGTGGCTGATCGAGAACGCGGGGTTCCCCAAGGGCTACGCGCGGGGCCGGGCGCGGATCTCCACCAAGCACACGCTCGCCATCACCAACCCGTCGGGCGAGGCCACGGCGCGCGAGGTGCTCGCGCTCGCCCGGGAGATCCGGGCCGGCGTGCAGGAGAAGTTCGGGGTGGAGCTCGTCAACGAGCCGGTGATGGTCGGGATTTCGCTGTGA
- a CDS encoding TMEM165/GDT1 family protein, with amino-acid sequence MQAFWTSLAVIFVAELGDKSQLMAMTFATRFRALTVLTGITLATLLVHLVSVVFGRAVGDALPEGLISVIAGLAFLGFALWTLRGDELSEEEKSKAATVTRNALIAVTVAFFLSELGDKTMLATITLATQHGWFGTWIGSTLGMVAADAVAILVGRYLGTALPEKWIKYGAAAAFAVFGVLLLIG; translated from the coding sequence GTGCAGGCCTTCTGGACCTCTCTGGCAGTGATCTTCGTGGCCGAGCTGGGCGACAAGAGCCAGCTCATGGCCATGACCTTCGCGACCCGGTTCAGGGCACTCACCGTTCTCACCGGCATCACCCTCGCCACGCTCCTCGTCCACCTGGTGAGCGTCGTGTTCGGCCGCGCGGTCGGCGACGCGCTCCCCGAGGGCCTCATCTCGGTCATCGCGGGGCTCGCGTTCCTCGGCTTCGCCCTGTGGACGCTCCGCGGGGACGAGCTCAGCGAGGAGGAGAAGAGCAAGGCGGCCACCGTGACCCGCAACGCCCTGATCGCGGTCACCGTGGCGTTCTTCCTCAGCGAGCTCGGCGACAAGACCATGCTCGCCACCATCACGCTCGCCACCCAGCACGGCTGGTTCGGCACCTGGATCGGCTCGACGCTCGGCATGGTCGCCGCGGACGCCGTCGCCATCCTCGTCGGCCGCTACCTCGGCACCGCCCTCCCCGAGAAGTGGATCAAGTACGGCGCGGCCGCGGCGTTCGCGGTGTTCGGGGTGCTGCTGCTGATCGGGTAG
- a CDS encoding aldehyde dehydrogenase family protein, with translation MTERLAVRKTYKLFIGGAFPRSESGRSYVVHSSSGEFLANAAKASRKDARDAVVAARKAFPGWWGATPYNRGQIIYRAAEMLEGRRAQFAAETAALEGIDLERAGELVDAAVDRLVWYAGWSDKIAAVLGSANPVAGPYFNLSSPEPAGVVAVIAPQTASLLALVSVIAPVIVTGNTCVVVAAERAPLPAITFAEVLATSDLPGGVVNILTGSTEELAPWLAGHMDVNAIDLTGAGPELAVRCEELAAENLKRVLRPPAMPIDWSADPGIERMAAFLEIKTVWHPMGA, from the coding sequence ATGACTGAGCGCCTGGCGGTACGGAAGACGTACAAGCTGTTCATCGGCGGGGCGTTCCCGCGTTCGGAGAGCGGAAGGTCGTACGTGGTGCACTCCTCCTCCGGTGAGTTCCTGGCGAACGCGGCGAAGGCCTCGCGCAAGGACGCCCGGGACGCGGTGGTGGCCGCCCGGAAGGCGTTCCCCGGCTGGTGGGGCGCGACGCCGTACAACCGGGGGCAGATCATCTACCGCGCCGCCGAGATGCTCGAGGGCCGCCGGGCGCAGTTCGCCGCGGAGACGGCCGCCCTCGAGGGGATCGACCTCGAGCGGGCCGGGGAGCTGGTGGACGCCGCGGTGGACCGGCTCGTCTGGTACGCGGGCTGGTCGGACAAGATCGCCGCGGTGCTCGGCTCGGCCAACCCGGTCGCCGGGCCGTACTTCAACCTGTCGTCGCCGGAGCCGGCCGGGGTGGTCGCCGTGATCGCCCCGCAGACGGCGTCGCTCCTCGCGCTGGTGAGCGTGATCGCCCCGGTGATCGTGACCGGCAACACCTGCGTGGTGGTCGCCGCGGAGCGGGCCCCGCTGCCGGCGATCACCTTCGCCGAGGTGCTCGCCACCTCCGACCTGCCGGGCGGGGTGGTGAACATCCTCACCGGCTCCACGGAGGAGCTCGCCCCCTGGCTCGCCGGGCACATGGACGTGAACGCCATCGACCTCACCGGGGCCGGGCCGGAGCTCGCGGTCCGCTGTGAGGAGCTCGCGGCCGAGAACCTCAAGCGGGTGCTGCGCCCGCCGGCCATGCCGATCGACTGGTCGGCCGATCCGGGGATCGAGCGCATGGCCGCCTTCCTCGAGATCAAGACCGTGTGGCACCCGATGGGCGCCTGA
- the deoC gene encoding deoxyribose-phosphate aldolase, with protein MTAPLAEVAASNASLRAFLHGLPGVDRVGAEARAAMLGTRSIKTTAKKHAIDLAIRMLDLTTLEGADTPGKVRAMCAKAVRPDPSDPDAPSVAAVCVYPDLVPVAVAALQGTGVKVASVATAFPSGRSSLNVKVAETEYAVAAGASEVDMVIDRGAFLAGDYLKVYEEIAAVKAACAGRAHLKVILETGELATYDNVRRASWLAMLAGADFIKTSTGKVSPAATPAVTLIMLEAVRGYLKATGRRVGVKPAGGIRTTKDAIKYLVLVNETAGPDWLDPEWFRLGASSLLNDLLMQRQKLATGRYAGPDYFTLD; from the coding sequence ATGACTGCTCCGCTTGCGGAGGTCGCCGCATCCAACGCGTCCCTGCGGGCGTTCCTGCACGGCCTGCCCGGCGTGGACCGGGTGGGCGCGGAGGCCAGGGCCGCGATGCTCGGCACGCGATCGATCAAGACCACGGCGAAGAAGCACGCCATCGACCTCGCCATCCGCATGCTCGACCTCACCACGCTCGAGGGCGCGGACACCCCGGGCAAGGTGCGGGCGATGTGCGCGAAGGCGGTACGGCCCGACCCCTCCGACCCGGACGCCCCCTCCGTCGCCGCCGTCTGCGTCTACCCGGACCTGGTCCCGGTGGCCGTGGCGGCGCTGCAGGGCACGGGGGTGAAGGTGGCCTCGGTCGCAACGGCGTTTCCGAGCGGGCGATCCTCGCTCAATGTGAAGGTGGCGGAGACCGAGTACGCGGTCGCCGCCGGCGCGTCCGAAGTGGACATGGTGATCGACCGGGGCGCCTTCCTCGCCGGCGACTACCTCAAGGTGTACGAGGAGATCGCGGCGGTGAAGGCGGCGTGCGCCGGACGCGCGCACCTGAAGGTGATCCTGGAGACCGGCGAGCTCGCCACGTACGACAACGTCCGGCGGGCCTCCTGGCTCGCCATGCTCGCCGGGGCGGACTTCATCAAGACCTCGACCGGCAAGGTGTCGCCGGCCGCCACGCCCGCCGTGACCCTGATCATGCTGGAGGCGGTGCGCGGCTACCTGAAGGCCACCGGGCGCCGGGTCGGGGTGAAGCCGGCGGGTGGCATCCGGACCACCAAGGACGCCATCAAGTACCTCGTGCTGGTGAACGAGACCGCCGGCCCCGACTGGCTCGACCCCGAGTGGTTCCGGCTGGGCGCCTCGTCGCTCCTGAACGATCTGCTGATGCAGCGCCAGAAGCTGGCCACCGGCCGGTACGCAGGCCCCGACTACTTCACCCTGGACTGA